TTCAGCAGAACCATACACAAATTTGTTTGAAATGTATTCTTCTTTTGGTATATTTTTAATTTCTTTCAAAAAATCAATATACTCTTTAAGCTGTGACATTTTAGACAAAATCACGTCCCTCTTTACCATAGAAATCACCTTCTAAAAAATTCTCTATTTTTTATACTTTCAAGAATCTTTTGATTGTATATTTCAGAATAATAGCTAAAATCAAGGTATTCTCTGAGCACACTTGCTTCGAATAAGCTTCTTTCTTCATGGTCTTTTAGAATTATCCCATCCTTGATAATGCTGTACTTTAAAAAAATATTGGCATTTTTCAGATTGACAATATCAACATCTCTTTTAAACACAGCTTTTCCCTCTTCTATCAAAAGACCTCTTAAGATTGCTTCGTCAATCGCAGGAATATCTTCTTCAAACATAACTGCGATGTCAACATCGCTCATATTGTTAAATGTCCCTGTTGCAAATGATCCGAACAAATATGCAAACTTTATTGGACATTCTTTGCTTATCCTCTCAACAAACTCCCTTGCCAGGTCTATAACTCTTTCTTGTACCATAACACATCCACACAGGCTTTTTTCAAACTCTTTCATAAAATTATATCACAAAAAAGGAAAAAACGCTTTTATTTTTGTCTTTCCTCTTTGAACTTCCTTGGAGACGTTCCTGTGTATTTTTTGAATATCATCGAAAAATATTTATAGTCGCTAAATCCAACCTTTTCGGCAACCTCATAAGATTTTAGATTTGTAGAAAGAAGAAGCTCTTTTGCTTTGTTTATCCTGAGTTCATTCAAAAAGTCCACAAAACTTTTTCCAGTTTCTTCTTTGAATATTTTACAAAAATAGTTTGGAGAAATTCCGCATACCTCAGCAATATCAGAAAGTAATATTTGGTTTGCATAGTTTTTTTCAATGTAAGTTATAGCATCTTTTATGATTTTTTTGTGCCTGCTTTCTTTTACATTCTGAATCTTATCAATGCAAAAGAGGACAAAATCTGTTAGACTCTTTTTCATATTTTTACTTTCTTGCACATTAAGAAAAAAGGCTGCGCTTTTGACAAACTCATCTTTTAAAGCAGGGCAGATTTCTTTTGCCTTTGTCAAAATAAGGTCAGAAAGCTTCTTATAACTGTTTTCTATAGAATTTTTATCATCTTGTTCTTCCAGTTCTTCAAAAATCTTATTCACCAGCAAAGCTGTCTTTTCCTTATCAAGAGCCATAAAAGCATTTAAAAGTTCGACTTCGTCTTCAGTCAGCTGAGATGGCAAAAACTTACTATCAGTTGCACTTTTTAAAGATAAATGCAGCTGTTTTTTGCTTGATACAACAATTCCTTTTGAAAATGAAATCTTAACATTAAGATACTTCTTTGCATTGGATTTTATTTGATTTAAAAGCTTTTCATCTACTTCTTTTGGCTCACTCAAGTTTACTATCAAAATCAAGGTGTTGTCACCAAAGCTACCGTAAAATACAAATCCACGATATTTTTCATAGATATCTTCTTCAATTAGGTTTGCAAGTAGATTTAGCACAAACTCTTTGTTCTTGTTCACAGAAGATTCCATTAACATAAAAATATCTTCAACAACAGCCAAAATCACCTGAAAGTAAGGACCTTCTAATGAGATTTTCAAAAGCCTTTCTTTCACAGGGTCAAGTACTATTTCGGGATTTGCAAACAGACTTTTCAAAAACGAAGACCTTAAAACATAAATGTTCTCTTCCACAATGTTTTTATAAAGCATAGCCTCAAAAGACTTTTTCTGCTCCTCAATTATAGATTCCTTTAACCCAACAACTGTCTTGATTAGCTCATCTGCGCTCACAGGCTTAAGAAGATAATCAGATGCACGAACTTTTAGGGCTGTCTTTAAGTATTCCACGTCGTCATACCCAGTAAGAAACACAATCTTTATATTCGGCAGACTCTGTTTTATGATCTTTGCAGCCTCAAGTCCGTCCAAAATGGGCATTCTAATGTCCAAAAGAACAATGTCTGGCTGTTTTGAAAAGCAAAGCTGTGCTGCTTCATGGCCATTTGATGCTTCTCCTATTATTTCAATTCCATAAGAGGTCCAGTCAATTGAGGATATTATTCCTTTTCTGATTACCCTTTCATCATCAGCAACAATCATTTTAATCATTTCAAATCACCTTCTTTTAAAGCTGGTTGTACAACAGTCACCTTTGTTCCAAGCCCTGGTGTGCTTTCGATTTCTATACCGTATTCATTTCCAAACGCAAGTTTTATTCTGTCATTGACATTTTTAAGTCCTATTTTGCCATTTGTATCATTCTTCAGAGCACTTTCAAATACCTCTTTTGGAGCACCAGCTCCTGTGTCGGACACGATAAAATAAAGCTTTTCATCTTTTGTAAACACTTCAATACTTATTTTTCCCTTCTTTCCGCTTTTTTCTATACCATGATAAATTGCATTTTCTACAATTGGCTGCAAAACAAGCTTTACTGTTTTATAGCATAGAGCTTGACTTTGAACGTTTAACGAAAATTCTATCAAGTCCTGATACCTGACCTTTTGTATTAGGATGTAACTGCTAAGATGTTCTATCTCTTCTTTTACAGTTATGATGTTGCTTTTGTTTGCTAATATGGACCTGAAAAGTTTTGAGAGTGCCTCAACAAGGACACATGCTTCTTTTGCACCTTCAAGCCGAGCTGTCCAGTATATTGTATCAAGTGTGTTGTAAAGAAAATGAGGATTGATTCTTTCTTGCAGCGCTTTTAATTCTGCCTCTTTTTGCTTTATTGTTGCGAGGTAAACCTGGTTCATAAGCTCATTGAGTTTTGCAGACATGCTATTGAATGCTTGAATTAGCTTTGACACCTCATCATTTCCTTTTGGCTGCATGTACATATCAAAGTTCTGGTTTGAAATGTGATCAATAAGGATTCTCAGCTGTTTGAGGGGAAAGAGAATACGATTTTGGAAGAAAACAAGAAAAATAGATGCAGCAAAAAGGGCGAGAAGGATAGTAATAAAAAGATAACTTTGTATAGCTCTGTTTTCAGCAACAAGGCCTTCCTTTTCTACAAAACTCACAACCTTCCATCCAAGAGGTTTTATGGTAGAGTATGTAACAAGGAATGTCTTGCCGGAAAGTTTTGTGTAAAAAAAGCCTTGCTCAAAATTTTCCATAGGTTTTGTAGAAATCATCTTGGCAAGGTTCTTTCCGATTAAAGTCTTGTCTGTTGAACTGAGAATAAAATAATTCTGGTTACAGATAACAAAGTTTTCAGAAAAATTTGAACTCAAGTGTATTACCTCTTCAAACAAGCTTTTTTCATCAATGTTTATCTCTAAATATCCGATTAGGTTTTTGAAGTTGTTAATATCTCTTATAGGGCGAACAAGGGAAATTACATAAGTTAATATTCCTGCCCTGCTTGTTATAACATTGGGATACCATTCGTAGCTCTGGACGTTGATATTTGAAAGATTCAATGTTTGCTCTTTGATTCCATATGTGTCAAATATAGTATTATTTTTACCCATTATGTAGATGGAATGGATATATGGTTTTTCACCAACAAGGTATGTTAAAAAGTCGTTTACATGTACCCTTGCCTTTTCAAGTTCATACAGGTCAGTTTTAAAGTCAGATTTCAAAAGCTGTCTCAAATCACCGCTCTGAATAAAGTAAAGCGAAGCTTCTTTTATATCATTTGTAATAAGCTCAAGAGAGCTTGCGATCTGTTTTACAGTATGAAGATGCGAAAATGCAAATTTGCTTTCCACTATTTTGACAGATTTTATGTATGAGGCTATTCCAATCGGGAAGCTTGAAAGAATGATCAGAAAAATTGCACATACCATAATTTTGAACTGGAGACTACCTGATATCTTTTTCACTTTACCGATTCCTTTCTAAAATAAAAATCTTTAAGATTAAAATAACACAGAAAAAGCCTAAATAACAAGGGTGAAAGATTCCAAAAAGATAAAAATTTATAATCTTCGAATATTTGTTTGGAGAAAATCTTAAACGAATAATGAAACAGCAAATGTGTTAAAATAATAGAAGTTTTAATAAGATTATTACCTACAAATTGCATAATCAAATTTGTATAATTGACAGTAGAAATGAAATAAAAAAATGAGAGGGAGGCAAAATATATGAAAAAAGTAAGATTGATTAAAAGAGTTTTAGCCATTTTGGTAGTTTTTGCGCTTGTGTTTTCTCTTGCTGCCTGCAAGAGAAAAACAGCTCAGCAGCCACAGCAGAGCAGCCAGAACAAAAACATTGAAGAAAAAATTACTTTAACGTTTACTCACATGTTTACAAACGATGGCAGTGCAATAAGCACTGGTTTTTACAATGCACTAAATGAGTACAAAAAAACACATCCAAACGTAACAATAAAACAGGAAGCTTTGTCGCATGACACGTATGAGACAAAGATAAAGACACTTGCTGCCGGTGGAGAACTTCCAGATGTGTTTGTTATAAAAGGTTCAATGGTTGACCCATTTTACAACAACGGTCAGATTGCGCCTTTAAATGATGCGCTTGACAGTGACATGGCATGGAAAAATAGCTTTGTTGAGGGTGCGTTTGACGATTTCAAAAGAGGTGACAAAATCTTAGGAATACCGATCCAGGTTCAGCCAACCTCCCTAATTTTCTATAACAAGCAGATTTTTAAGGAAGTAGGTATAAATGAGTTTCCAAAGAATTGGGATGAGTTCAAAGATGCTGTCAAAAAACTCAGAGCAAAAGGGTATATTCCAATCACTGCAGGAAACAAAGGAAAATGGCTTGTTGAGTCGTGTATTCTGAGCACTCTTGGTGACAGGTTCACAGGAACAGACTGGTTTGTCTCTATAAGAGATAGAAAAGGTGCAAAGTTTACTGACCCAGAGTTTGTAAATGCGCTCAGGGCAATTGATGAGCTTGTTAAAATGAAGGCGTTTAACACCGATATCAACTCTCTTGACAACAACCAGCAGAGGACTCTTTATTACAACAAAAAAGCTGCAATGTTCTTTGAAGGTGGCTGGGCAATTTCGCTTGTGACAAATGAGGCTCCAAAGGATGTTTTGGATGCAACAGAGCTTGCTATAATTCCGCCTGTGCCAGGTGGGAAAGGATTGCCAAACACAGTTTCAGGCGGTGCTGGCTGGGCGTTTCAAATAAATGCAAAACTTGATGGGAGCAAGAAAAATGCTGCTCTGGAACTTTTAAAAGCGCTCTCAAGCGATGCGTATTCAAGACCTATGCTTGAAAAGGGTGGTTTCCCTGCAACAAAAGTTACAAATTATGATGAAAGTAAGCTTTCTACTCTTGCAAAGAAATATCAGCAGCTTGCAAAGAATATAAAATATGTGCCTGTGTATGATGTTCAGCTATCGCCTGGTGTGATTGAGGTTATGAACAGCGGTCTTCAAGACATGATAATAGGCACACTTACACCCGAAAAGCTTGCTCAGAAGATTCAGCAGGAGTATGAGAGAGAAGCGAAGTAGTTTTAGAATTTTGAAAAAGAAAAAAGAGGGGGAAAGCCTTTTTAAACTCCCCCTCTTTTGTCTACCAATATAGTTTTTACATAAATTTGAATTTTAAAAAGGGGAGACTTCAGCATGGAAAGACAACTATTCAAACCAAGCTCGAGGGTATTCATTGCCTATCTTTCACTGCCTGTTTTATGGTATTTATTTGTTGTGGTAGTGCCACTTGTATTGGCGATAAGGTACAGCCTTTACGAGTGGTCTGGTGGGCCAAAGATGAGATTTGTTGGACTTTCCAATTACATCCAGCTTATACATGACTACGACTTTTGGTTTTCTTTTAAAAACAATCTCATAATAACCCTGCTTTGTATAATAGGCCAGATTGGAATTGCCTTTATTTTAGCAGCGTTGATGACAACAAGAGTTTTGAAGTTCAAAGAGTTTCATAGAACAGTTATATTCTTGCCTGTTGTACTCTCACCTGTTGTAATAGGCTTTATTTGGATGCTTATGTACAACCAGCAGATAGGCATATTAAATTGGGTTTTGAGAGCAATTGGCTTGGGCTCGCTTGTCAGACCATGGCTTGATGATCCCAAGCTTGTCATATACTCTGTTTCTGTACCACTTATTTGGCAGTATATAGGTTTTTATCTTGTTATACTTATGGCCTCGCTTCAGTCAATTCCTAAGGAGATATTTGAGGCTGCAGAAATTGACGGTGCAGATGGATTTAAAAGAACCATCTATGTTATACTGCCACTTCTGTCAGATACGTTAAAGGTTTCAATTATGCTTTGCATTGCAGGTAACATGAAAGTTTTTGACCATATATAT
This Caldicellulosiruptor changbaiensis DNA region includes the following protein-coding sequences:
- the mntA gene encoding type VII toxin-antitoxin system MntA family adenylyltransferase antitoxin; its protein translation is MVQERVIDLAREFVERISKECPIKFAYLFGSFATGTFNNMSDVDIAVMFEEDIPAIDEAILRGLLIEEGKAVFKRDVDIVNLKNANIFLKYSIIKDGIILKDHEERSLFEASVLREYLDFSYYSEIYNQKILESIKNREFFRR
- a CDS encoding response regulator transcription factor, whose amino-acid sequence is MIKMIVADDERVIRKGIISSIDWTSYGIEIIGEASNGHEAAQLCFSKQPDIVLLDIRMPILDGLEAAKIIKQSLPNIKIVFLTGYDDVEYLKTALKVRASDYLLKPVSADELIKTVVGLKESIIEEQKKSFEAMLYKNIVEENIYVLRSSFLKSLFANPEIVLDPVKERLLKISLEGPYFQVILAVVEDIFMLMESSVNKNKEFVLNLLANLIEEDIYEKYRGFVFYGSFGDNTLILIVNLSEPKEVDEKLLNQIKSNAKKYLNVKISFSKGIVVSSKKQLHLSLKSATDSKFLPSQLTEDEVELLNAFMALDKEKTALLVNKIFEELEEQDDKNSIENSYKKLSDLILTKAKEICPALKDEFVKSAAFFLNVQESKNMKKSLTDFVLFCIDKIQNVKESRHKKIIKDAITYIEKNYANQILLSDIAEVCGISPNYFCKIFKEETGKSFVDFLNELRINKAKELLLSTNLKSYEVAEKVGFSDYKYFSMIFKKYTGTSPRKFKEERQK
- a CDS encoding sensor histidine kinase, whose product is MKKISGSLQFKIMVCAIFLIILSSFPIGIASYIKSVKIVESKFAFSHLHTVKQIASSLELITNDIKEASLYFIQSGDLRQLLKSDFKTDLYELEKARVHVNDFLTYLVGEKPYIHSIYIMGKNNTIFDTYGIKEQTLNLSNINVQSYEWYPNVITSRAGILTYVISLVRPIRDINNFKNLIGYLEINIDEKSLFEEVIHLSSNFSENFVICNQNYFILSSTDKTLIGKNLAKMISTKPMENFEQGFFYTKLSGKTFLVTYSTIKPLGWKVVSFVEKEGLVAENRAIQSYLFITILLALFAASIFLVFFQNRILFPLKQLRILIDHISNQNFDMYMQPKGNDEVSKLIQAFNSMSAKLNELMNQVYLATIKQKEAELKALQERINPHFLYNTLDTIYWTARLEGAKEACVLVEALSKLFRSILANKSNIITVKEEIEHLSSYILIQKVRYQDLIEFSLNVQSQALCYKTVKLVLQPIVENAIYHGIEKSGKKGKISIEVFTKDEKLYFIVSDTGAGAPKEVFESALKNDTNGKIGLKNVNDRIKLAFGNEYGIEIESTPGLGTKVTVVQPALKEGDLK
- a CDS encoding extracellular solute-binding protein, which codes for MKKVRLIKRVLAILVVFALVFSLAACKRKTAQQPQQSSQNKNIEEKITLTFTHMFTNDGSAISTGFYNALNEYKKTHPNVTIKQEALSHDTYETKIKTLAAGGELPDVFVIKGSMVDPFYNNGQIAPLNDALDSDMAWKNSFVEGAFDDFKRGDKILGIPIQVQPTSLIFYNKQIFKEVGINEFPKNWDEFKDAVKKLRAKGYIPITAGNKGKWLVESCILSTLGDRFTGTDWFVSIRDRKGAKFTDPEFVNALRAIDELVKMKAFNTDINSLDNNQQRTLYYNKKAAMFFEGGWAISLVTNEAPKDVLDATELAIIPPVPGGKGLPNTVSGGAGWAFQINAKLDGSKKNAALELLKALSSDAYSRPMLEKGGFPATKVTNYDESKLSTLAKKYQQLAKNIKYVPVYDVQLSPGVIEVMNSGLQDMIIGTLTPEKLAQKIQQEYEREAK
- a CDS encoding carbohydrate ABC transporter permease, producing the protein MERQLFKPSSRVFIAYLSLPVLWYLFVVVVPLVLAIRYSLYEWSGGPKMRFVGLSNYIQLIHDYDFWFSFKNNLIITLLCIIGQIGIAFILAALMTTRVLKFKEFHRTVIFLPVVLSPVVIGFIWMLMYNQQIGILNWVLRAIGLGSLVRPWLDDPKLVIYSVSVPLIWQYIGFYLVILMASLQSIPKEIFEAAEIDGADGFKRTIYVILPLLSDTLKVSIMLCIAGNMKVFDHIYVMTGGGPGKSSMVMAQYAYNNSFIMFKLGYGATISVGILVLSLAIILLSRRLMGGSEK